A region of the Parambassis ranga chromosome 24, fParRan2.1, whole genome shotgun sequence genome:
AATTTCTTGTTGGCAGGTGCATGACAGATGTGTTCATATCTCGTTGTGTTTTATTGCATCACAATACTGTTTATTGGTGTGTGGGCTTAAAGTTGGTGGTATATATACTAACATCATGACCCTCACTAGGAGCCGTACTTACATCCTTTACAGCCTGGAAGCTGTCAATCAAGCTTGCTCTGTACACAGTCATTAAAAGAGGTCTAATCAGCCAAAGTGATTAAAAACACAAGTGTGGAAGTACATGAAAGTTACAGCTGGCTTTAAACATTTACAGATGACCGTTGACTAAAGGTTTAATAACTAAACTGGAAACTGGATGTGTTACAAAAGGCTGAATTAACACTGGAAATGATCAACCTGAGGATCAAGACAGCTCACTACTTTAACTGGAAGAGAGTCAACACCAGCCACCAGCTGCAAGAAAGGCAAGCTGGAGCTGAGATCAGGGCCAAAGACCATTCAGCATGGACAGGAACCACATTCAACCCTCCCATCCACAAAGAAAATGTTCATAATACTGTACAGCAATAGTTAAAAAGACTGATAGATGCGACAATCTGTGATCCTTTGACACACATCTGTATGTTCCGTTAGCTCACACAACACAGCCATTGTGTCTGGTGGATGTATCATCGACCAAATGTGGTGTTCAGAGCATATCAGACATTTCAAATTCGTGCCCTGATGCACACAACAGTGAAGCTGAGAAGCTGTTATAaccacagggacagagacagagcctCCAAAGTCTGAGGCATGTGGCCAGAAATAGCTGCAAACAATAGAAAGACTTCCAAAGTACAAAGGATGTAACCTGGTAGAGGAAAATCTACATCTCCTTCTCCAGATAGTTTTTACAAATGGCAACTTGTTTGGGAGTACTTGACTAGCACTGCTCATCGTTTTCAATGAAATAAATGTTACATGCACCAATCCTGGTATGTGGCCCGGCTcaaaaacaaaccagacaaacaCAACTGCCTGTAGGGGGGGCCAAACCTCCTGTGCTGTAGCTTTAAGTTCATTTCATTATTTGCCACATATGGATTCATTATGataaacatcacacagcagcgtgtttctctgctgggattgtttttttaaggtgtgtcagtgtgtgtcagttttgtTGATGTTACAGTGTGCATCAAAACTGAACTCTCACACTGAGCTTCCTCTATTTTATTCAACACTGAGGATTACACTCTTAATATTAATTTGAATACATTGAGCACATATACAATATGGTTAGTCCCTATCTCCAGATGAGCCTTTCCTATTCTAAGAATGAAGCCTTGCTGTACATCAGCAGGCACAGAAATGATTTGATAGTCACATGTCTCCCTGCAATCACTCATGTCCGTGATCTGTCTTATTAATCCATCTCTGTCTCATTCTCCAATGCTCATACTGATCGTCAATAATTCCCATTCTACCTGCTGCTTGTAATTTACCAACCCTCCACTTCCCCCCAGCTTCCTTCAGCTTTAACACTGGGTGTGGTTTCAGGAAATACTTGTGTGGGCTTATTAAAGAGGAAAGGGAgtgttttaaagtaaaaaatgaAGCGAACCTATTCAAACTCTTTACTAGAACAACACTAGTCCAGTTGTgccaatgtaaaaaaaaaaaaaaggttcagtcTGTTTTCCAAAACCTAACCTGTGACCGGACTGACTGACCCCCTCATCATCAGAGAACCTACCTGTTAATGGCAACACACCATCTTGTAAACTGGGGAAAAGGGGTTTTTATGAAGCTGTCAAACTAGTTTCCCATCTTCAGCATCTGCTTCCTAACTACATGCACCTTATCCCCCATGTAACATGTCCTCATTCAATACATGTGCTGACTGACTGAACAGCCGGAGGATTCAAGCTATAGCAGAGTCAAAGCCAACAACATGTTGAAAGACTGAGAGGAGTGAGCGATAACGCAGATGAAACGGAGAGAAGAAGAATCCAGAGCATTCAGATGCATGAGTGATCTACAGTATTTTATCATTTAGGAGGATTTTCTCTAACCAGAAACACACGGAGTGAAAGTCTTGCGTGGATACCTATGACAGGTAAGTCATAAGTCATTTGGGGTGGGAAATAAGTGTGGTAGATAGTCCATTTTATAACTCTGTATCTCAGCAGGGCCTTATCAGACCCATTCCCTTCAGCCAGTGAAAGTACATTTATCCTGTTTTTACACtatttaaaatatgttgtttCTAGTCCAGTCAGTTTATATGACCCTTCccaatgaaaatatttttaactTCCTTGATTACAGAGGCAAGCTTTTGAGGAGACGGTGCCCTCGGGCAACACCTTGAGGAAGTTCAGTTTTCAACTTGGACACCAAGTCAGGAAGAAAAGTCAGGGTGGCGGATgaccacatcctcctctgatTGATTCATTATCTTTCAAAAGTAAAAAGTGTCACAGAGAGTTCAGGAGGAAAAAGGAGAACGGTGAAACAAGTGACCGGCCGCAGAGCGTCGGGTGAGGTTTACCGCACGTGGTAGATTTAAAATCACATGAACTCAAGTCACTGAGTAGCACACATAAGACAACATAGTTTCACATGTGACTGTGCTGGAGTTTAAAGAGGTGACTCAAAGAAAGTGGTTCACACGAGGTCGTTAGCCTGTCCAAACTGTGTACTTTATAATGTCAtgatttcagctgctgtcagaacTTTGACATTTTGACAAGAATGATAAGCAGCAACAGCAACGGAGAGCATGAagataacacacagacatgagaagTGCCAAACTACACAGCTAGGATGGCAGTAACTCACCTGCCTGACCattataaaaacatcagccttCCTTTGTCTGGTAGACTATTTATTTTGTagcattaaagggacagttcaccctaaAATCAGACGTTTTTTTAACCGATCTGTGGCGTGCAGAGCGGTTTATTCATGCTTCTGCTGTGAGctgcaaaatatatatatataaaaaaatctatattagtaaaaatatgaaaatcCCCCAAAATATGTAGCTAGTGTTATGTTATATGCCAAGGATTACATCAATTGTTctaaacaaaaagtgcatttagATTATTAACCTGTAGGTTTTGTATggttttatgtatttgtgttgctttgtgtcTTGGTGTAACTAACGTGTTCATATGTGATATTAATAAAGACTGATCCATAGGACAATGGGaatgtttgtgtgcagtgaCTGCAGAATGACGCCCCCTGCTGAAACTGCTGCCACCCAATATGGGACATCTATCATCTACTTGTTCAATAGTCTGCCAaattaaaacatatatatgAATTAGTGTGATTGCAAAAGCAAAACATTTAACTCTTAGATGGCCAATTAAGCCATTAAATAAAAGATGTCAGCAGCTTGCCAATTGTAATAAAGGTTAGTGGACCTTGTAGTTCAGGTCTGATGATAAAACTGATTGTTAACTTATGATCCATCAGCCTTCTAATACATGCACTGTTGAGCACAATCAAATCTATAATCAATAAATGTGGATGATTCTTCTTGGATATCTAAAGTCCCGTCCAAAAAGTTGCAACCATATTTTCTTTAAGAAAACAAAGGCTCACAGCGCAGTGAATCCCCGGAGAAACCAAACATCCTGCTGTTTGTCAGCATTTTGGTCGATACAATTAATCGGCAAAGTCAAGACAATGTAAATCTGTCTGCCACCACACCGGAAGGCATTACCGCTCACccagcacagagaggagagctggCGCTGGGCGACAGAGCTGTGCGCGCTGTCCTTTCAGCACCAATGTTTCACTTTTACGCACGACGACAGGAGTTTCACACTTTATATACAGAAACATAGCCAAATATGATATGAATGTTGTAAGCATGCCAACATATGAAGGCATCCTCTGAAACTGTGAGGCTGCATTAGCTTCATGTGAAACACATAGGACTACTCCCCCTCTAGTGTTTTCATAATATAGTAAACTACACTGTGAGATTTGAGGGGGAGCGTGGGAGCCAGTTGCACGCCCTGACTTAAAGAAAGCTGCTCCAACCCCAAGCAGGCTACAGACTAATCTCCAAAAACCTCCTGTAAAGCTCAGATATGCTGTTTACATGGCTGATGTGACCAGAAACTAATGGGCGGTGAAATTTAAAGAAGCGTTTGTAATTACTTTTCATAGAATCAACCTCAGAAGGCGCATAATTGTGTTCCGTGATGGATGTGAAGCGCGCAATGGCTCTAAATGAGGTTATGATACTCACAAGAAGGATATGGGAGCATTTGCACTAAGATGTTGGCATCTGTGCTACACACTGGGCTGATTGGAAATTTCAGTGGAAGTATTAGTAGGAAAGACGCTTCCTGTAACCGCGTATCGCACAGATAAATGGAGTAACGgaacaggagggaggggagCGGCAGAAAACTTGACACGGCATACAAGTGATGGTCAGTCAACTCATGTGGACTTTTCGGTTTAGAGGTGCCAGTGATGCGTCTTATTGTTATCATCACAGATGTTGCGGACTAACCCACAGGGGACAGGTCACCACGTCGGCGAGACAGAATAAAAAGTCAGCTTCACTTCAGGACGACTGAGCTGCTACTTGAGCGAGGACGCACACGGGACTTGGAGCGCAGCGCCGGGATCATTTGAGCTGTTTGAGCACTCTTCTCTTCGCAGTTTGCCGGCTTTTACTGGATGACCACATATATCCAGCGAATACTTCCACAGCTTTGACTTCTTATAGGCTACATAAGAGCAGACTTTACAGGGACTTATTCCGGACCGGACAGAGTCAAGAGCATAATCTGAAGTTGCGCACGATTTACGCGCAGGACCTACTCACAGCATCTGAAGAAATTTAAAAGGTAATACTATTTCTTAGAGTTTACATCTGAAATGTGCTCATACAGATGTCTTACTGGTCTCGTTTGAGACCCAAATGAATAAAACTTCTACTCACGGACACAACTCTAACCAGATTGATTGGTGAAAATAGCTTCCAGATCACTAGAGAGCCTATAGGGCAGCCAAGTTGGCTTGGATTTTGTTAAGAGACTGTGTGTCTCCTCTAATAATGTGGGATGTTTGACTTGTGGATAAAGTGAAAGCTAAAGATTGCGCAAAATCCATCAAAGTAGTCCGCTTATGCTTTAGGCTTGGTGGACCACAGTCAAAGTTTGGCCTTATTGTTGCTCTATGAGCCAGCAGTTATAGTTGCTCACTGTGCTCTCAGTGGGTGTAATGGGATTTTTGGTGATTTGATATGAAAACACTTTGACTCTGACATTCCTCCTCGATCTCTCCTGCAGGTGTCCGGAGGAGTAGTGcacttttttctttccctctctcgcACACGCAcagaagctcacacacacacacacacacacacagacactaaaaCTCCACGGAAGCTATGAACGGACTGCGTAAGCACTTCATTATGGGCCTGGTGCTACTGATGTGCACGCTGACTGACCACTGCGGCGAGAGCGCGCCTTCAACAGCGCCAGCCGCGGCTGCAGCAGCGGCCGGCGGGGACGCGCAGCAGGCCTTGAGGCGGATGGTGGAGATCGTGAACCACGTGGAGGAGAGCCGAGGACGACACAGCGCGAGAACAGAATCCCCATTAACGGCGCGAGAGGGGAGCTCCCCGACAGAGCAGAGGGATTTCCGGAACCTCAAGGCAGACAGAGGAAATCAGGCTGTTGGTGAGTGGCGGCTTGTTCTCAGGGCGATACCAAGAAGATGCTGTAAAGTCAAAACCTGCTGGGATATGTTTCACTGTCGGATCTTGGAAGTTAAAGGGTTGATACACTCAAATTATCCCACATTTTCTCATTTGGTTGGCTGTGGAGATTTAAATAGACTAACCCTTGATTGATTGTGGCTGTCACTTACTGGAATCTTGTTTTGGTGGACATCcactaaaaatacatttgaagACCTCCTAAAAAGTTCATATGTAAATTAAaacctgttttttcttctctttttgaaCAGTTGTATTTCCCAGAGATGCAAAAAAGAAGGAGAAATTCCTAAAACATATAACAGGTAAGAGACTTCTGTGTCACTGAGCTACAAAAGATGGAAAGTATACTTATGAAGGTTGATTGAAacgtgcctcctcctcctcctcttcctccaggtccactctacttcaGCCCCAAGTGCAGGAAGACGGTGTACAGAGTTTACCACCACACCAGAGACTGCACGATACCTGCATGTAAgctgcagtaacacacagtatAAGGAGTGACTCTGTCAGCCCAATACACcccacccacacatacacacacacactcactgtctatCCATctcttctttgtctcttttcTCAGACTTCAAAAGATGTGCGCGACTGCTCACACGGCTAGCCGGCAGCCCACAGTGCACAGAGGGGTAGCACACATAAGGTAATGCATTCAGCTCCAATATGCATGGGTAAAGTGCTTTACAGACAAGAAGGGGTTAATGTGACAAGGCTGCTGAGCACCCACACTACTGTAACAACAAACAGTGACTGCTTAGTACTGTATATACGTAGATATGAGGTTTGATGTGTACAAATGTGCTGCATGTTTGGTTTTTCAGGCTTTCATGACCACTGCAGCCATTACATTAAACACTGACAGAGGTGGTGGGAGGATTATTTTAACATATATTTCACTACAGATTATTGAATAGATGCCCTCAGATGATACCTAGCGTGTTATGTATTCATTCATGTTTGACCTAACTACCTGTGGCATATTGGTTTGCTCTGTTACGACTGATATTACTGAGCATGTATtggataaataaatgtataaccCATCA
Encoded here:
- the alkal2a gene encoding aLK and LTK ligand 2a, which encodes MNGLRKHFIMGLVLLMCTLTDHCGESAPSTAPAAAAAAAGGDAQQALRRMVEIVNHVEESRGRHSARTESPLTAREGSSPTEQRDFRNLKADRGNQAVVVFPRDAKKKEKFLKHITGPLYFSPKCRKTVYRVYHHTRDCTIPAYFKRCARLLTRLAGSPQCTEG